TCCGGGATTATTCCCGAATCATCGTACAGTTCACGGTAACGGACACTGGTATCGGCATTCCAGAGAACCGGCTTGGACAGCTCTTTCAATCCTTTACGCAGCTCCATCCGTCCATTAACCGGAAATATGGTGGAACTGGCCTTGGGCTTGCGATCAGTAAAAAGCTGGTCGAGCTTCTCGGCGGCACGATCGGAGTGGACAGCCGGGAAGGCGAAGGTTCTTCATTTTATTTTACAGTGGAAGCCTCCCTTCCGGGCGGAGCACCGGCATCCGGAACGAAGGCGGCTGAGGATAAGAAGAAGAACAAACGGATTGCCGTAAAATTGGCTGCGGAAGGCCTGTATGGTCCGTTGTCCATCCTGATCGCCGAGGATCATCCGGTCAACCGGCATTTGCTCAGAACTTATTTGCGGAAACGGGGATATCAGGCGGATATTGTGGAGGATGGAGAACAGGCTGTGCGAGCCGTGGGCTTAAAGGACTACGATTTGGTCTTTATGGATATTCAAATGCCGGTCATGGATGGCCTTGAGGCGACCGCTCTGATCAGGGAGAAGCACGGCTCCCATCCGGTCATTGTTGCGGTAACGGCTTTTGCAAGAAAAGAAGACAGGGAGATGTGCATCAATGCGGGAATGCAGGATTTCATTTCCAAGCCCATCCACGGCGATGATCTGGACAGGGTGCTGAAGCAGTGGGCGCCGGGGAGCGCCATGACCGGCAAGGCAATCTCGAAAGAGCGCGCGAATAAGACTGATAGTCTATAATTGCGGAACAAGGATTTATGCGGCTGGGGTTCCCCGGCACGGCCGTTTCAGATCATTAACGATCAGGCAGTCATTGAGCGGTGATCTGGAGAACAATCGGGAAGCCGTAACTCTGTAACCGTCTGCAGGATCAATCGGGAAGCCTTCATTGAGCAGCCGTCTGCAGCTCGTTCCACGCCTCCACGGAATCGGGGCTGGTATAGACATACGGAGTGGAAGGCTGTTTAACCGGCGTCACCGATTCGGCGTCAATCTGCAGCGTTTCCTTGCCTTTATAGACCACAATTTGAAGCTTGCCCCGAACCTTGATCCAGGTGTCGGCTGGCAGGCTTTTTTGCTGTCCGGCGTTGACAAGGACGCCGAGCGGTGTCGCATCCGCGGTGCAGCACTGCACCAGAAAGCGGCTCACCGCAAAACGGCCGCCCAAGTCGTGGTTATTCTCCCGGTACAGGAAGCCGCTGACCACAACCTCTCTTCCCTTGAAATCCTGTTTGTATTGATCAAGCGCCCCCAGTGTTTCCGAGAAGATTTGCGGATACACGGGTATGACCGGCTGGGTGTACAGCTTCCTGGCCAAGGCGGCAAATTCCGCCGCGAACGGATCGGAGGTCCGGAATCTTGCAGCATCTCCGTTCCGTTCCGATGCAAAGGTTAGCGCCACTCCCTTGCTGGCTGCGGCGGCGCTGCCAAGCGCTCTGTCCGGCAGGGCGAAGCCGAGCAGCAGGGGGAACAAGAAAGCGCCGTAAACTGCGACACTGCGGGCCTTTGAGCGGGGGAGCTGATGGCCGCAATCGCACCCGGCGCTTTCTCTGCCGAAGATGGCCTGTACTGCCAGACCAAGCGCCATGAAGGCGAGCGGGACCGGGCAGAGCCTGACCCAGAACGCCAGACCAGGAGTGACATAATAATGGAGCGCGTCCCGTCGTGCCAGGTGTTCGATATAGACGGCGAACGCCAGCAGAATGGCCGCCCGAAACATGTAGTGGCGCTGGATGCTCGCGGAGTTATTCATAAGCGGTCCTCCTATAATAGCATCGGCAAAACCGGCCGGATCATGGTCATGAGGCCGTCACAGCCATCCGGACAGCAGGATCGAGCCGGTAAACACAATGGAAGCGATCAGAAAGAACAAATATAAGGCAAAACGGGTCTTGAATAACGACAGCAGCATCAAGGCATTTTTGAAATCGAGCATCGGACCGAGCACCGTAAAGGCAAGCAGCGATCCGGCCGGAAAGGAATGCAGAAAAGCCGCCCCGACGAAGGCGTCGGAGGTCGAGCAGAGCGACAAAATAAACGCAAAGCCCATCATAAACAAATAGGAGCCAAGCGGTCTGGCGCCGATGGAAGCAAGGCTGCTCTGGACGACAAACGTCTGGATCAGGGAGGTGAGCATGCAGCCAAAGATAAGGAATTTTCCCATCTCAAAAAAATCATCTGCGGCATGCGTGAACACAGCTGCAAACTTTCCTCCCCTTGTGCCGTGCTGATGCTCCGGCCCGCTGCCGCGCGGAATCGAAAGGCGGAGCGGCGATTTTTTGACCGTGATATACAGGATGAATCCTATAAGGAAAGCCACGGCGAAGGCAAGCCCCATGCGGGCATACGCCAGACTTGGATGACTGCGGAAAGCGGTCAGCGTGGCGGCGAAGACGACCGGATTCAGGATGGGGCCGGACAGGATAAAAGCGACCCCGACGTGCAGCGGCATGCCCTTCCGCATCAGCCGCCTGACAAGCGGAATCATACCGCATTCGCAGATGGGGACGATCACGCCCAGCAGACAGGCGAACAGCAAGGCCGGAAGCACCCGGCGCGGAATCCAGCGGGCAATGGCTTCATCCGGCACGAATACGCCGATCAGAGAGGACAGCAGCGAACCGGCCAGCACAAAAGGCAGGGCCTCCAGTAAAATGCCGATAAACCCCGTTTTGAACGTATACAGATAAGCGCTGTCCAGGAGCTCGCTGTGCTGCGGCAGCCACAGGACGGCGGGAATGATCAGAAAAGCCGCAGGAAGAAGCAGCGGCAGCGCTTTGAGGGGCGAAAAGGCGGTCATGCGGCGGCTTCCTCCTTTGCTCAGCGGAACAGGGCGGACCAACGCTCAGCCAGTCGTTCCTTGTCGATGTTCATGCCGATAAAGACGACATAAGGCGTCCCTGGATAGCGGGAGTTTTCCCAGGTTGTCCGGGCGCCCGCATGCTGAACAAGCTGCACCGGCTCTCCGCCCGGAAGCCGTACATGCCCTTTAGCGCGCAGCAGCCTGTCCGCCCATTCCCGGAAAAAGCTTTCCAGAACCGCCTTGGGCAGAGTTTTTCCTTGGGGAAAAGCAAGCGTAACGGCGCCGACCTGCGAGAATGAACCGCCGTTCTGTGCGGTAGCAAGGTCCGGCGTGGCCTCGCAATGCTGTGCAGGCGCCGGCTCCGGTTTGGCCCCGCCATGCTGTGCAGGCGCCCGGCCCGGTTCGGTCCCGCCCTGCTGTGCAGGCGCCGGGCCCGGTTCGGTCCCGCCCTGATGTACGGGCGCCGGGCCCGGTTCGGTCCCGCCCTGATGTACGGGCACCGGGCCCGGTTTGGCCTCGCCATGCTGTGCAGGCGCCGGGCCTAGTTTGGCCCCGCCGTGTTGTGCGGGCACCGGGCCCGCTTTAACCCCGCCGGGGTCCGCCGCCGCTTTCTTAAGCAGGCCCTCCTTGAATTCAGCAGGTGCCCGCTTTGGCAGGGGCTTCGCTCCCCGTGAAACGATCCCCTCAAGCAGCGGGTCTAGCGAAATCCGGCTGAAAATTGTAAATTCGATGCCCGCCGAGGCGTTTTGCTTACGGATCAGCTTTTCGATTTTCCAGAGCGTTTCCTGCTCCACAAGATCGCTTTTGTTCACGATAATGAGATGTGCTGCGGCCAGTTGGCTGCGCAAAGTGCGTACAAGCTGCTTGTCGGCTGACAGCCTGCTGCCGTAGTCCAGCACATGTTCGGCATCCACCAGCGTCACCAAAGAATGCAGCGACAGCCTGCTGTCCCAGTAAGGTTCCAAGAGCGACTGCGCAATTTCATCGGGGTTCGCCACCCCGGTAAGCTCTATATAAATAACGTCGGGGCGCCGTTCGATCAGCAGCTCAAGATTGGCTCCGAGCTCTTCCTTGCGGCTGCAGCATAGGCAACCGTCCAGCAGCTTCTCAACCGCCGCGCCGGTCTGCTCCTCCAGAATATAGCCGTCCACATCCTGCATGCCGAGCTCGTTCATCAGAACACCCGGCCGCAGGCCACGAGCATAGCTCTCTTTGAGCAGCGACAGCAGCAGGGTTGTTTTACCGCTCCCCAAAAATCCGCTCAAGACAATAACCGGTATTCTCATCCTTCCTTCCGCTCCTTCAATTCCTCGTAAAGATGAATATATTCCCGATTCTATCTATACGTGTCCAGCGCCCCATAAAGACCGATTTTGTTGTAATCCCCTGATGGGAGGGGCGGCGAATTTTCAAAGCGCAGGATTCGTAACGCGGCGGGCAAACCGTTTAAATCCCAAATATTGCCGCAAAAGGTGAACCTCCTGATGAATGAACTCAGAAACGGGACCTTTTTTCCTGATTTGGGAGGCCGTGATCTTTTTTGAAAGGGAGGATTTGGAAGCTTGGGGCGCGAAATTATTGAGCACAGGAACTGCATAGGCATCCACTGCCGGGAATGGGCTAATTATATGCTTCGCGGGATAAGAGTTGAACAGACTTTACAAGTACGAGGTGATACGCAGTATTAGTAACGGTAAAACGGCGAAGAACCAATCGCTCAATGGGGCGCATGTCTGATGGATAACGTTAGATTAGGATGTGGAAGGGACGAAACGGAATTTCTCCACTATATTTTTTAAAAAAGGCGCTTTTTCAGCCCTGGGCGGGAAAATCTCCATCTCAATTCAGGCATTTAAGCCAGCAATTAAGAAAAGCGGCCAATAAGCCGGAGATTTTCCCGTTTATTGCCTGAGATCTCTTTTTTCCATGTAATAAAGAGGAGTTATTCCCGTTCATCCCATTGTCTAGCGCAGAATCGAGCTAAAGCACCTACGCAGTCCGCGTGTTAAGCTTTGAGCGATGCCTTGACCTAACATCCGGCTGAAAAATCACAAAAAATCAAACGGGGGACTGTATGCGAATAAACGAGCAATATTGGGAACGGCGGTTCGGCAGCGAAGGGATGATCTGGGGAACGGAGCCCAGCCCGACCGCCCTCGAGGCAAGGGAGCTGTTTCTAAAGCATGGCGTACGGACGGTGTTCGTTCCCGGAGCCGGTTACGGCCGAAATACGAAGGCATTCTCGCGGGACTTCATCGTGGAGGGAGTCGAACTTAGCGAAACCGCCGTGAAGCTGGCAAGGGAGTGGGACCTGGACAGCCTCATCCGCTGCGGCTCTGCACTGGATGCTCCAGAAGAGGGCGAGCTCTTCGATGCGGTATACTGCTATGACCTGCTGCATTTGTTTCTTGAACCGGAGCGCCGGAGGCTGGTGGCTTCCTGCTTGAGTCGGCTTCGGCCGGGAGGACTTCTGTACTTCACTGGCTTCTCCGACGAGGACCCGTGCTGCGGGCGCGGTGA
This region of Paenibacillus sp. URB8-2 genomic DNA includes:
- a CDS encoding CobW family GTP-binding protein, which codes for MRIPVIVLSGFLGSGKTTLLLSLLKESYARGLRPGVLMNELGMQDVDGYILEEQTGAAVEKLLDGCLCCSRKEELGANLELLIERRPDVIYIELTGVANPDEIAQSLLEPYWDSRLSLHSLVTLVDAEHVLDYGSRLSADKQLVRTLRSQLAAAHLIIVNKSDLVEQETLWKIEKLIRKQNASAGIEFTIFSRISLDPLLEGIVSRGAKPLPKRAPAEFKEGLLKKAAADPGGVKAGPVPAQHGGAKLGPAPAQHGEAKPGPVPVHQGGTEPGPAPVHQGGTEPGPAPAQQGGTEPGRAPAQHGGAKPEPAPAQHCEATPDLATAQNGGSFSQVGAVTLAFPQGKTLPKAVLESFFREWADRLLRAKGHVRLPGGEPVQLVQHAGARTTWENSRYPGTPYVVFIGMNIDKERLAERWSALFR
- a CDS encoding permease: MTAFSPLKALPLLLPAAFLIIPAVLWLPQHSELLDSAYLYTFKTGFIGILLEALPFVLAGSLLSSLIGVFVPDEAIARWIPRRVLPALLFACLLGVIVPICECGMIPLVRRLMRKGMPLHVGVAFILSGPILNPVVFAATLTAFRSHPSLAYARMGLAFAVAFLIGFILYITVKKSPLRLSIPRGSGPEHQHGTRGGKFAAVFTHAADDFFEMGKFLIFGCMLTSLIQTFVVQSSLASIGARPLGSYLFMMGFAFILSLCSTSDAFVGAAFLHSFPAGSLLAFTVLGPMLDFKNALMLLSLFKTRFALYLFFLIASIVFTGSILLSGWL
- a CDS encoding class I SAM-dependent methyltransferase, producing the protein MRINEQYWERRFGSEGMIWGTEPSPTALEARELFLKHGVRTVFVPGAGYGRNTKAFSRDFIVEGVELSETAVKLAREWDLDSLIRCGSALDAPEEGELFDAVYCYDLLHLFLEPERRRLVASCLSRLRPGGLLYFTGFSDEDPCCGRGEQLEPGTYRYKEGKYAHFFSEDDWKAHFSRTEILETGGLRETLDGAAEGLHDYMLRTIAARKKG
- a CDS encoding TIGR03943 family putative permease subunit, with the translated sequence MNNSASIQRHYMFRAAILLAFAVYIEHLARRDALHYYVTPGLAFWVRLCPVPLAFMALGLAVQAIFGRESAGCDCGHQLPRSKARSVAVYGAFLFPLLLGFALPDRALGSAAAASKGVALTFASERNGDAARFRTSDPFAAEFAALARKLYTQPVIPVYPQIFSETLGALDQYKQDFKGREVVVSGFLYRENNHDLGGRFAVSRFLVQCCTADATPLGVLVNAGQQKSLPADTWIKVRGKLQIVVYKGKETLQIDAESVTPVKQPSTPYVYTSPDSVEAWNELQTAAQ